A region from the uncultured Ilyobacter sp. genome encodes:
- the prmC gene encoding peptide chain release factor N(5)-glutamine methyltransferase, giving the protein MEKLINILKFSEEYLKKYSFSKPRLQAEKVVSYVLKLDRISLYAYFDRNLSEDEKIQVKNFLKEMARNRMDFEKVLEKLENKNPEEIMVEKENHKKENLQLLKQSVEYIEKNGIENPKLEAEYIFSHVLKTNRLTLTLDFTRKISEEEKKLIKEMIIKRARDKKPLQYILGEEEFFGYKFKVDERVLIPRPETELLVEQCIVLMSDVKIPFILDIGVGSGAISVTLGKKIPASKVLGVDISDDALEVANQNKELNNAKNVKFIKSDVFQNVSYKAFDMIVSNPPYIPEKEYKILMHEVKKYEPKLALTAEDEGLYFYKLITKKASDYLKNGGVLAFEVGYNQAQKVKDMMEDNEFENIVIVKDYHQIERIVIGKKK; this is encoded by the coding sequence ATGGAAAAGTTAATTAATATACTTAAATTTAGTGAGGAGTATTTGAAAAAATACTCCTTTTCCAAACCCCGGCTTCAGGCGGAAAAAGTGGTTTCCTATGTGTTGAAGCTTGACAGAATAAGCCTTTATGCATATTTTGACAGGAATCTAAGTGAAGATGAAAAAATTCAGGTTAAAAATTTTTTGAAAGAGATGGCAAGGAACAGGATGGATTTTGAAAAAGTCCTTGAAAAATTGGAAAACAAGAATCCTGAGGAGATAATGGTTGAGAAAGAAAATCATAAAAAAGAAAACCTGCAACTTCTCAAACAATCTGTAGAGTATATAGAGAAAAATGGCATAGAAAATCCCAAACTTGAGGCAGAATATATATTTTCTCACGTTTTGAAAACCAATAGACTGACTCTGACTCTTGATTTTACAAGAAAGATAAGTGAAGAAGAAAAAAAGCTAATAAAAGAGATGATAATAAAAAGAGCAAGAGACAAAAAACCTCTTCAGTATATTTTGGGTGAAGAAGAATTTTTTGGTTATAAATTTAAGGTGGATGAGCGAGTTCTTATACCTCGACCTGAAACAGAACTTCTTGTAGAGCAGTGCATTGTTTTGATGTCAGATGTAAAAATACCATTTATTTTGGATATAGGTGTTGGAAGCGGAGCAATATCCGTAACTCTTGGAAAAAAGATCCCAGCATCAAAAGTTCTTGGAGTGGATATAAGTGATGATGCCTTAGAAGTAGCAAACCAGAATAAAGAACTAAATAATGCTAAAAATGTAAAATTTATCAAATCTGATGTTTTTCAAAATGTCAGCTACAAGGCATTTGACATGATAGTATCTAATCCTCCTTATATTCCAGAAAAAGAGTACAAGATTCTCATGCACGAGGTAAAAAAATATGAACCTAAATTAGCACTCACAGCAGAGGATGAGGGGTTGTATTTTTATAAACTTATAACGAAAAAAGCTTCGGATTATCTCAAAAACGGTGGAGTTTTGGCCTTTGAAGTTGGGTATAATCAGGCTCAAAAAGTAAAAGATATGATGGAGGACAATGAATTTGAAAATATAGTAATTGTCAAAGATTACCATCAGATAGAAAGAATAGTAATAGGAAAAAAGAAGTAA
- the ispG gene encoding flavodoxin-dependent (E)-4-hydroxy-3-methylbut-2-enyl-diphosphate synthase, with protein sequence MYNLTSEDRQGWSENKMTGSRKIKVGNIYIGGDSEVIIQSMTNTKTSDIKATVRQIKELEDAGCQLVRVTVNDIEAAEAIREIKKQISIPLAADIHFDYRLAISAMENGVDKLRINPGNIGSDDKVALVVEKAKEYNIPIRIGVNAGSLERSILEKYGRPTPEAMVESGLYHVRLLEKFGFEDIIISLKSSNVKMMVAAYRMMRGLVDYPLHLGVTEAGTAFQGTVKSSIGIGGLLVDDIGDTIRVSLTENPVEEIKVAKEILKVLGLREEGTEIISCPTCGRTEIDLIDLAKKVEQEFSTFEKKVKIAVMGCVVNGPGEAREADYGVAGGKGIGVLFKKGEVVKQVKEREILDELKKMIMEDFKDEEDI encoded by the coding sequence TTGTATAATTTAACTAGCGAAGACAGACAAGGATGGAGTGAAAATAAAATGACAGGTTCTAGAAAGATAAAGGTGGGAAACATATATATTGGCGGAGACAGCGAGGTTATAATCCAGTCTATGACCAATACTAAAACTTCAGACATAAAAGCCACTGTGAGACAGATAAAAGAACTTGAAGATGCAGGGTGCCAACTTGTAAGAGTAACAGTAAATGACATAGAGGCAGCCGAAGCAATAAGAGAGATAAAAAAACAGATAAGTATACCTCTAGCAGCAGATATTCATTTTGATTACAGGCTTGCTATATCAGCTATGGAAAATGGTGTAGACAAGCTCAGGATAAACCCTGGAAATATAGGGAGCGATGATAAGGTGGCTCTCGTGGTTGAAAAAGCTAAAGAATACAACATACCTATAAGAATAGGTGTAAATGCAGGTTCACTGGAAAGGAGTATACTTGAAAAATACGGAAGGCCTACTCCAGAGGCAATGGTTGAAAGCGGTCTTTACCATGTAAGGCTTCTTGAAAAATTTGGATTTGAGGATATAATAATATCACTTAAATCTAGCAACGTAAAGATGATGGTCGCAGCCTACAGAATGATGAGGGGGTTAGTGGACTATCCCCTTCATCTAGGAGTAACAGAGGCAGGGACTGCATTTCAGGGGACTGTAAAATCGTCAATAGGTATAGGGGGACTTCTTGTAGATGATATAGGGGATACCATAAGGGTATCGCTGACAGAAAACCCTGTGGAAGAGATCAAGGTTGCCAAGGAGATACTTAAGGTACTTGGGCTGAGAGAAGAAGGAACCGAGATAATATCATGTCCCACCTGCGGAAGGACCGAGATAGACCTTATAGATCTAGCGAAAAAAGTGGAACAAGAGTTCAGCACCTTTGAAAAAAAAGTTAAGATAGCCGTAATGGGCTGTGTGGTAAACGGACCTGGAGAAGCCAGGGAAGCTGACTACGGCGTGGCTGGAGGCAAGGGTATAGGGGTTCTATTTAAAAAAGGTGAAGTAGTTAAACAGGTTAAGGAAAGAGAGATATTAGATGAGCTGAAAAAAATGATAATGGAGGATTTTAAAGATGAAGAAGATATTTAA
- a CDS encoding RNA polymerase sigma factor: MDFDKIFDTYFERVYNKILGMVKNPEDAEDIAQEVFVSVYKNLKKFRKESNIYTWIYRIAINKTYDFFRKNKTTFELNEEILEIEDDTNVHTTMILEEKLKKINSREREIVLLKDIYGYKFREISKLKDMNLSTVKSIYYKGIKDMGGTG; encoded by the coding sequence ATGGATTTTGACAAAATTTTTGATACATACTTTGAACGAGTTTACAACAAAATCCTAGGGATGGTTAAAAATCCGGAAGATGCTGAAGATATAGCTCAAGAAGTTTTTGTAAGTGTATATAAGAACCTTAAGAAATTTAGAAAAGAGAGTAATATTTATACTTGGATCTATAGGATAGCGATAAATAAGACCTATGATTTTTTTAGAAAAAATAAAACTACCTTTGAACTGAATGAAGAAATCCTTGAGATAGAGGATGATACCAATGTTCACACAACTATGATACTAGAAGAAAAACTAAAAAAAATAAACTCTAGAGAACGTGAAATAGTTTTATTGAAGGATATTTACGGATACAAGTTTCGTGAAATATCTAAGCTAAAAGATATGAATCTTTCTACTGTAAAATCAATCTATTACAAGGGTATAAAAGATATGGGAGGTACAGGATAA
- a CDS encoding GDYXXLXY domain-containing protein: MRNKIIFAVMVFFQLGVFLLMVVNREIIIKNGSTHKFQVAPRDPYDYIRGNYLSINLDHSELVGDYEKVENKNGYLIVKKDGDWSRITEFSNKKPENMEYIKGEIKNTYNNKTYFENPFKRFYMEEGKAKETEKKIAEGDRSYIVVKIYRGRYVVESIEIEE; this comes from the coding sequence TTGAGAAATAAAATTATTTTTGCAGTTATGGTCTTTTTTCAGCTGGGAGTATTTTTACTTATGGTTGTAAATAGAGAGATTATAATTAAAAATGGAAGTACCCATAAATTTCAGGTTGCTCCAAGGGATCCCTATGACTATATAAGGGGAAATTATCTAAGTATCAATCTAGATCACAGCGAGCTTGTAGGTGATTATGAAAAAGTGGAGAATAAAAATGGCTACCTCATAGTTAAAAAAGATGGAGATTGGAGCAGGATAACTGAATTTTCAAATAAAAAACCTGAAAATATGGAGTATATAAAGGGGGAAATAAAAAATACTTATAATAATAAAACCTATTTTGAAAATCCCTTTAAAAGATTCTACATGGAGGAAGGCAAGGCAAAAGAAACGGAAAAGAAAATAGCTGAAGGTGATAGATCCTATATTGTGGTGAAAATATATAGGGGAAGATATGTGGTGGAGTCCATTGAAATTGAGGAATAA
- the rho gene encoding transcription termination factor Rho, whose translation MDNLNNFLLTELREIARQLGIESWNRYKKKELVDIVEEYYENLKGHTIAWGTLDVLGDGYGFLRDTNVEKDIYVSASQVRRFKLRTGDLVLGEVREPVGDEKNYALRKVLLVNGGDIQKAESRVPFDELIPAYPTEQLILETNRKNLSGRIIDLIAPIGKGQRGLIVAPPKAGKTMLISSIANSIIENNKNAEVWILLIDERPEEVTDIRETVKGAEVFSSTFDEDPKNHIKVTEMVLEKAKRKLEDGEDIIILMDSLTRLARAYNIVIPSSGKLISGGIDPTALYYPKKFFGSARNIREGGSLTIVATALVDTGSKMDDVIYEEFKGTGNMEIHLDRNLSQLRIYPAIDIQKSGTRKEELLIKEKKLDLIWGIRRYLSEYDRATAAKKLIDTIESTESNDDLLKAYQKGDK comes from the coding sequence ATGGATAATTTAAATAACTTTTTATTAACAGAGCTTAGAGAGATCGCAAGACAGCTAGGGATAGAGAGCTGGAACAGATATAAGAAAAAAGAGCTTGTGGATATAGTAGAAGAATATTATGAAAACCTTAAGGGGCATACCATAGCGTGGGGAACGCTAGATGTTCTAGGAGACGGATATGGATTTCTCAGAGACACAAATGTTGAAAAAGATATCTATGTCTCTGCTTCCCAGGTCAGGAGGTTCAAGCTAAGAACCGGTGATCTTGTTTTAGGTGAAGTAAGGGAGCCTGTGGGAGATGAAAAAAATTATGCCCTCAGAAAAGTTCTTTTGGTAAATGGTGGAGATATACAAAAGGCAGAATCTAGAGTTCCTTTTGACGAACTTATACCTGCCTACCCCACTGAGCAGCTTATTCTTGAGACAAATAGAAAAAATCTGTCTGGAAGGATAATAGACCTTATTGCCCCTATAGGTAAGGGTCAGAGAGGTCTTATAGTAGCACCTCCAAAAGCCGGTAAGACTATGCTCATAAGTAGTATTGCCAACTCCATTATCGAAAACAACAAAAATGCCGAAGTGTGGATACTCCTTATCGATGAAAGGCCCGAAGAGGTTACAGATATAAGGGAGACAGTAAAGGGAGCCGAGGTTTTCTCCTCTACATTTGACGAAGACCCTAAAAATCACATCAAGGTAACTGAAATGGTTTTGGAAAAGGCCAAAAGAAAGCTTGAAGATGGAGAGGATATAATTATACTCATGGACTCCCTCACAAGACTGGCAAGGGCTTATAACATAGTGATTCCTTCTAGTGGTAAATTGATATCCGGAGGAATAGATCCTACGGCACTGTATTATCCAAAGAAGTTTTTTGGTTCTGCAAGAAATATAAGAGAAGGTGGGAGCCTCACCATAGTGGCTACAGCCTTGGTAGACACTGGAAGCAAGATGGATGATGTTATTTATGAAGAATTCAAGGGGACTGGAAACATGGAGATCCACCTAGACAGAAACCTATCTCAGCTGAGAATCTATCCTGCTATAGACATCCAAAAATCAGGAACAAGAAAAGAGGAACTTTTGATAAAAGAAAAGAAGCTCGACCTTATATGGGGGATAAGAAGATACCTTTCAGAATACGACAGAGCCACTGCTGCGAAAAAACTTATAGATACAATAGAGTCCACAGAAAGCAATGATGATCTTTTAAAAGCTTATCAGAAGGGGGATAAATAA
- the rplM gene encoding 50S ribosomal protein L13, producing MNKYTVMQRKEDVIRDWYHYDAEGKILGRLAAEIAKKLMGKNKVTYTPHIDGGDFVIVTNMEKIAVTGKKLTDKMYYNHSGFPGGLRERRLEEVLAKKPEEALMLAVKRMLPNNKLGREQLTRLRVFVGAEHTHAAQKPETVEL from the coding sequence GTGAACAAGTACACCGTAATGCAAAGAAAAGAAGATGTAATAAGAGACTGGTATCACTACGATGCTGAGGGAAAAATTCTAGGTAGATTAGCTGCTGAAATAGCTAAGAAACTTATGGGTAAAAATAAAGTTACTTACACTCCACATATCGATGGGGGAGACTTCGTAATCGTAACTAACATGGAAAAAATTGCTGTAACTGGAAAGAAACTTACTGACAAAATGTATTATAACCATTCTGGATTCCCTGGAGGGCTAAGAGAGAGAAGACTTGAAGAAGTTTTAGCTAAAAAACCAGAAGAAGCTTTAATGCTAGCTGTAAAGAGAATGCTTCCAAATAACAAATTAGGAAGAGAGCAGTTAACAAGATTGAGAGTATTTGTTGGAGCTGAACACACTCACGCAGCACAAAAGCCAGAAACGGTAGAACTATAA
- a CDS encoding peptidoglycan DD-metalloendopeptidase family protein, with translation MNRRFTNLLTALVVIVLILSVQVSRVVKREVIDVKKFTDYYEATDAANGGFEVLDSNFITIEKEYTLNVEKAEDPKEPAEKSFSVPTFEIYRVKSGDSLYKIAKKFNQELAVLRANNPQVGSVLKIGDKLNIISGNGIFYKVKKGDSLYKISKKYNVKIDDIMNYNKLNNSALKVGQSLYIPNPDLKQVVAAAKKRTVNFSMPVKWKGITSPFGRRFHPVLKRYIYHKGVDLRAKYVPLHAAKDGKVTYAGWMSGYGKIIIIKHAGGYETRAAHLNNINVKLGQYVKQGQVIGKTGMTGRVTGPHLHFEIRKNGVPYNPMKYLVK, from the coding sequence GTGAATAGAAGATTTACTAACCTTTTGACAGCTCTTGTGGTCATCGTGCTGATACTTTCTGTACAGGTGTCCAGAGTTGTTAAGAGAGAGGTCATAGATGTAAAAAAGTTTACAGATTATTATGAAGCTACAGATGCTGCCAACGGTGGTTTTGAAGTTTTAGACAGCAACTTTATAACAATAGAAAAAGAGTATACTTTAAATGTTGAAAAGGCTGAGGATCCAAAAGAGCCTGCAGAAAAAAGCTTTTCCGTCCCTACTTTTGAAATTTACCGGGTAAAATCGGGGGACTCCCTTTACAAGATAGCCAAAAAGTTCAATCAGGAACTGGCAGTTTTGAGAGCAAACAATCCTCAAGTGGGAAGTGTTTTAAAAATAGGAGACAAGTTAAATATAATTTCTGGAAACGGAATATTCTATAAGGTTAAAAAAGGAGATTCCCTTTACAAAATATCCAAAAAGTACAATGTAAAAATTGACGATATAATGAATTATAATAAACTCAATAACAGCGCCCTTAAAGTAGGACAAAGTCTTTATATCCCAAACCCAGATCTTAAACAGGTGGTGGCGGCGGCTAAAAAAAGAACTGTTAATTTTAGCATGCCTGTAAAATGGAAAGGAATAACCAGCCCATTTGGAAGAAGATTTCATCCTGTTTTAAAGAGATATATATATCATAAGGGTGTAGATCTGAGAGCAAAGTATGTACCTCTTCATGCTGCAAAAGACGGTAAAGTAACTTATGCAGGATGGATGAGTGGTTATGGTAAGATAATAATCATAAAACATGCCGGAGGATACGAAACAAGAGCGGCACATCTTAATAATATAAACGTAAAGCTTGGGCAGTATGTAAAACAGGGTCAGGTTATAGGTAAAACAGGGATGACGGGAAGAGTAACAGGTCCTCATCTTCACTTTGAAATAAGAAAAAACGGGGTACCATACAACCCTATGAAATATCTTGTAAAATAG
- the rsmD gene encoding 16S rRNA (guanine(966)-N(2))-methyltransferase RsmD, translated as MRIIAGTAKNKSIKCRKGTETRPTLDRVKEALFSKIQPYVEDCSILDLFSGTGNIALEAISRGAKRAIMIEKDQEALKIIIENVNSLGFENKCRAYKNEVSRAVEILGRKGEKFDIIFMDPPYKENVCTEVIKKIEKNNILADGGLIICEHHLHERLDQEIVGYKKVDEKSYGKKTLTFYTK; from the coding sequence ATGAGAATAATAGCCGGAACAGCTAAAAATAAAAGTATAAAATGCAGAAAAGGGACAGAGACAAGACCTACTCTAGACAGGGTAAAAGAGGCTTTGTTTTCAAAAATACAGCCCTATGTGGAAGATTGCAGCATCCTAGATCTTTTTAGCGGAACAGGAAATATAGCCTTAGAAGCTATAAGCAGAGGTGCAAAGAGAGCTATAATGATTGAAAAGGATCAGGAAGCCCTTAAAATAATAATAGAAAATGTAAACAGCCTTGGCTTTGAGAATAAATGCAGAGCCTATAAAAATGAGGTTTCCAGAGCAGTGGAAATTTTAGGTAGAAAGGGAGAAAAGTTTGACATAATATTTATGGATCCTCCTTACAAAGAAAATGTATGTACAGAGGTCATTAAGAAGATAGAAAAAAACAATATCCTAGCTGATGGGGGTCTAATCATATGTGAGCACCATCTTCATGAGAGACTTGATCAGGAGATAGTGGGATATAAAAAAGTCGACGAAAAAAGTTACGGAAAGAAAACTCTTACTTTTTATACGAAATAA
- the queA gene encoding tRNA preQ1(34) S-adenosylmethionine ribosyltransferase-isomerase QueA has protein sequence MSTRLSDYDYNLPEELIGQTPAEPRDHSRLMLVNKKTGDIEHKRFYNVIDSLKEGDVLVRNSTRVIPARLMGRKDTGAILEVFLLKRKDINTWECLIGNAKRLKIGQKVFIGENNELVAELKEIKEDGNRILTFDYEGVFEEILDKLGQMPLPPYISEKLSEKERYQTVYAIKGESVAAPTAGLHFTEDLLEKIKEKGVEIADLFLEVGLGTFRPVQTEDVLDHKMHEETYEVPKKSVEIINRAKEEGRRIIAVGTTSIRTLESSVDENGRLVSGKGSTDIFIYPGYKFKIVDALITNFHLPKSTLLMLVSAFSSRELIMDVYKKAVEEKYHFFSFGDAMFIY, from the coding sequence ATGTCAACAAGATTGTCTGACTATGACTATAATCTTCCAGAAGAACTGATCGGACAAACTCCTGCAGAACCAAGAGACCACTCTAGGTTAATGCTGGTAAATAAGAAAACTGGGGATATAGAGCATAAAAGATTTTATAATGTAATAGATTCTCTCAAAGAGGGAGATGTCCTCGTAAGGAATTCTACTAGGGTAATACCTGCAAGACTTATGGGGAGAAAAGATACAGGTGCTATTCTCGAGGTATTTCTTCTGAAAAGAAAAGATATAAATACCTGGGAGTGTCTTATTGGAAATGCTAAGAGACTTAAAATAGGTCAAAAGGTATTTATCGGTGAAAATAATGAGCTGGTAGCTGAACTTAAAGAGATAAAAGAAGACGGAAATAGAATACTTACTTTCGATTATGAGGGAGTTTTCGAAGAGATATTAGACAAGCTGGGACAGATGCCTCTTCCTCCATATATAAGTGAAAAACTTTCAGAAAAAGAAAGGTATCAGACAGTATATGCTATAAAAGGTGAGTCTGTAGCTGCTCCAACAGCCGGACTTCATTTTACAGAAGATCTTTTAGAAAAAATTAAAGAAAAAGGTGTGGAGATAGCTGATCTTTTTTTAGAGGTGGGACTAGGAACCTTTAGACCTGTCCAGACAGAAGATGTGCTAGATCATAAGATGCATGAGGAAACTTATGAGGTTCCAAAAAAATCAGTTGAGATAATAAACAGAGCTAAAGAGGAAGGAAGAAGAATCATAGCGGTTGGGACAACCTCTATACGTACCTTAGAGTCCTCGGTAGATGAAAATGGAAGGCTTGTATCTGGCAAAGGGTCTACAGATATATTCATATATCCTGGGTACAAGTTCAAGATTGTAGATGCCTTGATAACAAATTTCCACCTTCCAAAATCAACCCTTTTGATGCTCGTGTCTGCATTTTCAAGCAGGGAACTGATTATGGATGTCTACAAGAAGGCAGTTGAGGAGAAATATCACTTTTTCAGTTTTGGAGATGCGATGTTCATTTATTAG
- the rpsI gene encoding 30S ribosomal protein S9 — MMQYIGTGRRKTSVARVRLIPGGSGIEINGKTMAEYFGGREILSKIVEQPLVLTETLDKFTVKINVDGGGNAGQAGAIRHGISRALLSSDESLKKALREAGFLTRDSRMVERKKFGKKKARRSPQFSKR; from the coding sequence ATGATGCAATATATAGGAACTGGAAGAAGAAAAACTTCTGTAGCAAGAGTAAGACTTATCCCTGGTGGATCTGGAATAGAGATTAATGGTAAAACTATGGCAGAATATTTTGGTGGAAGAGAAATTCTTTCTAAAATTGTAGAACAGCCGCTAGTACTTACTGAGACTTTGGATAAATTTACAGTAAAGATAAATGTAGATGGTGGAGGAAATGCCGGACAAGCTGGAGCTATCAGACACGGTATATCAAGAGCTCTTCTTTCTTCTGACGAATCTTTAAAGAAAGCATTAAGAGAAGCTGGTTTCCTAACTAGAGACTCTAGAATGGTAGAAAGAAAGAAATTCGGTAAGAAAAAAGCAAGAAGATCACCACAGTTCTCAAAAAGATAA
- a CDS encoding DUF2157 domain-containing protein, which yields MRGKIVLKELERLRGLGVITDEIYKGIEEFYASQGDNRKTFFNFFITAGCLLIGLGIILLFAYNWSKIGRGIKTGILVSSVLTGQLFFYFSLEKKREFVSGAGVFLTLMVGLSIAMISQMYNVSGEDRGFYLAWGTLSIPVLYFTRGGINSLIYAFVLYMYQSSDGYILIYMLLGVPIFLFSRKKGGMGALVETTSKVLFLIGIMVWYGKFSDNSKAGLLVYSALFAGAYTLPLGLKKIGEQLTIIMAYFLTFKKDYIFNQELVYDKVFWLSAVFYIIVLVLLLLRKADFKNIILWNILLIILPLFFSWSFIVYNIYFLIIGGSFIFEGFKRGDVRIFNSGSLIVGGLIATRFLDYKISTLTRGIVFIVLGGALIAGNLYMSRKRGGSIEK from the coding sequence ATGAGGGGGAAGATCGTCTTAAAAGAGCTAGAGAGACTTCGAGGACTAGGGGTGATCACAGATGAAATTTACAAAGGTATAGAGGAGTTTTATGCAAGCCAAGGGGACAACAGGAAAACTTTTTTTAATTTTTTTATAACTGCGGGATGCTTATTAATAGGCTTGGGTATTATTCTTTTATTTGCATATAACTGGTCTAAAATAGGTAGGGGAATTAAGACCGGGATTCTTGTATCATCTGTACTAACGGGGCAGCTCTTTTTTTATTTTTCCCTGGAGAAAAAAAGAGAGTTTGTATCAGGGGCAGGAGTTTTTCTCACCCTGATGGTGGGTTTATCTATAGCTATGATATCTCAGATGTATAATGTTTCAGGAGAGGATCGGGGATTTTACCTAGCCTGGGGTACCCTGAGTATTCCGGTGCTTTACTTTACACGAGGAGGAATAAATTCACTGATTTACGCTTTTGTTTTATACATGTATCAGAGTTCTGATGGGTATATATTGATTTATATGCTACTGGGTGTGCCCATCTTTTTGTTTTCTAGAAAAAAAGGTGGAATGGGTGCACTAGTTGAGACAACTTCAAAAGTTTTGTTTTTGATAGGTATTATGGTATGGTATGGAAAATTTTCAGATAACTCCAAGGCGGGACTACTTGTATACAGTGCACTTTTTGCAGGGGCTTACACCCTTCCACTGGGCTTAAAAAAAATTGGAGAACAGCTAACTATAATAATGGCTTATTTTCTAACCTTTAAAAAGGACTATATATTTAACCAGGAACTGGTTTATGACAAGGTGTTTTGGCTTTCTGCTGTATTTTATATTATAGTTTTAGTATTACTTCTTCTAAGAAAAGCAGACTTCAAAAACATTATTCTGTGGAACATACTGCTTATTATACTACCCTTATTTTTCAGTTGGAGCTTTATAGTGTACAACATATATTTTCTGATCATAGGAGGTAGTTTTATATTTGAGGGTTTCAAAAGAGGAGATGTAAGAATATTTAATAGCGGCAGCCTGATAGTAGGGGGGCTTATTGCAACACGGTTTTTAGATTATAAAATATCCACTCTGACAAGGGGAATTGTTTTTATTGTTCTCGGAGGTGCACTTATAGCCGGTAACCTGTACATGAGCAGAAAAAGAGGTGGTTCCATTGAGAAATAA
- the xseB gene encoding exodeoxyribonuclease VII small subunit, which produces MAKVKTFEENLAEVDEVISKLETGDMELSASIREYEKAMKLLKKSSEMLEKAEGKIMKVIEENGGIKLEEF; this is translated from the coding sequence ATGGCAAAGGTGAAAACTTTTGAAGAAAATTTAGCTGAGGTAGATGAAGTAATATCCAAGCTTGAAACTGGAGACATGGAACTTTCTGCTTCTATCAGGGAATATGAAAAGGCTATGAAACTTTTGAAAAAATCTTCTGAGATGCTTGAAAAAGCAGAGGGGAAGATAATGAAGGTTATAGAGGAAAATGGTGGAATTAAATTAGAAGAGTTTTAA
- a CDS encoding farnesyl diphosphate synthase has protein sequence MLKNYLKEKRELIDESIKNCLDELKYPQVIAEGMKYAVLNGGKRIRPILLLMTLELLGERAEKGIPAAVAIEMIHSYSLVHDDLPALDDDDYRRGKLTTHKKYGEAQGILIGDALLTHAFNVLTYENQKIDAEKIVDIVRLTSQYAGIKGMIGGQMVDIESEGKSIDLPLLQYIHTHKTGKMISLPVEVACIIAGIEKEKKEKLIEYSELIGLAFQIKDDILDIEGDFEKIGKPVGSDTELEKSTYPSIFGMEKTKEMLAEKIEAAKNIIHSEFQSDEGKLFIELADYIHDREK, from the coding sequence ATGCTGAAAAATTATTTGAAAGAAAAAAGAGAACTCATAGATGAAAGTATAAAAAATTGCCTGGATGAGCTGAAATATCCCCAGGTGATAGCAGAGGGGATGAAATACGCAGTGTTAAACGGTGGGAAGAGGATTAGACCGATCCTGCTCCTAATGACCTTAGAGCTCTTGGGAGAAAGGGCAGAAAAAGGGATACCGGCTGCCGTGGCCATAGAGATGATACACTCTTATTCTCTTGTACATGATGATTTGCCTGCCCTTGACGATGACGACTACAGGAGGGGGAAACTTACCACACATAAAAAATATGGGGAAGCCCAGGGGATACTTATAGGGGATGCCCTTTTGACCCATGCCTTCAATGTCCTCACATATGAAAATCAAAAGATAGATGCTGAAAAAATTGTAGATATAGTGAGATTGACATCACAGTATGCAGGTATAAAGGGCATGATAGGCGGACAGATGGTAGATATAGAGAGTGAGGGGAAAAGTATAGACCTTCCGCTCTTGCAGTATATCCATACTCATAAAACAGGAAAGATGATAAGTCTTCCTGTGGAAGTGGCCTGTATAATAGCTGGAATAGAAAAGGAGAAGAAAGAAAAACTTATTGAATATTCTGAGCTCATAGGACTGGCCTTTCAGATAAAGGACGATATACTGGATATAGAGGGGGATTTTGAGAAAATAGGAAAACCTGTGGGAAGTGATACAGAACTTGAAAAATCTACTTATCCATCTATTTTTGGAATGGAAAAAACAAAGGAGATGCTGGCTGAAAAAATAGAGGCGGCCAAAAATATAATACACAGTGAATTTCAGTCAGATGAGGGAAAGTTGTTTATTGAACTTGCAGATTATATACATGACAGGGAAAAATAG